CTCACCACATAAAGAATGTGGAGGCGAGTCTGTATTTTGCTGCACTTCCGTTTCCACGTTAACTTCTAACTTCTTTTGTTCAGATTTATCATCAAATTTGGTAAGCTGAGATGGAATCTCTCTTTCATCATGTTTATTACTTCCTCCATTATAACTTTCATCACCGGACACACCTTTTGCATGAAATTCAGCTGACTTGCAAACATTTTCTTCAAAGAAAACACCAACAGATAAGCCTATATCTTCATAGGCATCTTCCATAAGGAAATCATTTAAATCAGAAAGAGAATCACTACAGTCAGATTCCACACTTGATGAAAGGAAGCCATCTTCTGACCCCTCAAGACGTGCCTGCTTCACACGAAGTGCAATTTCAAGTACAGCGCTACTCAATGTTTCTGATACTGACTCCGTCTTCACTAAATCATGAATGACCAATGCCTCAGATGCTGCAATAGAAAGTTCAACTGCAACGCTGATATCATCACTTTTGAAACATTCGACTTTGGGTTTTTCTTTCTGTTGTCTAACAGAACCAATTGTATCAACGGGAGATTTTAAAGaatctttttttgttgtttctgGAATGTATGCTGCCATCACATCTTGTTCACAGGCATGGTCACCCATCACGGAATGCATGTTCTCTCTCAAATCAACGGAAGTTTGAGCAGGTTGCAACGTTAAAGCTTTACTTGGTGCAGCTGCATGATGAGATTGATACAAATCTTGGGTTGGGCAAAAGAGTGAATCAACATCTGAAGAAAGATGCAAACTAAACTGAAACACCTGCTTCAGCAAAATATAGAGGTCAAATAAACCGTAAGTCATGAAAATACATGTAGTTTACATGTTTCTgggaaataaaatatataaacacaaTTCACAAGGATAGAAACACCTAAAATAATTCAAATGTGTGCTAGTGTAGGTCATTGGGCATAGAAACACCTAAAATAGAGTAGTTGAAAAAAAGCACTGGAGTAATCTTATAAATGTAGTTTCTTCATCATTTCAAGTTCATGCTCATTACAAGTGATCAGTCCGTATACAACAATTTGTATAGTAATCAGTTGGcttttggaaaatattttaaaattaaaatagtttgTTTCAGTAAATAATACTATGGCAGGATAAACAGATTTGAAAAAGggaaggggaaaaaaaaagataaactgTGTTGACCACTGTaaccaattaaaaataaatttgaagctTCCCAATTATATTATTTGGTGAATCTTATGTAATTGGTTCATGTATTAACATTACAAAGGTTACACTtgaactttttatttaaaagcaGTATTTTAAAACTTACATTTCCAGGAGATGGAGCAACACTAAGAGATGAACTATCACCTCCAGATAAGAATAAATGGCAACTCTTGTATCCACCTTCTTCCCTTGATAATACATTAAAGTCTTTGACATTAATACCTTTTTCTGGAGAAGGTGCCAGATCCTTGTTCATTTCAAATAAGAGAATGTATCAGCAAAAAATGTGACTAATATAACAATCCCAGGGGACTATCAGAATTGAATGATAAACTAAAATGTAACGGGTATAAATCGAATCGAATTAATACAAACACGACATGTtttaaataagaagaaaaaagtagTACTATACTATTTGCAATCCATTAGCATGACTGTACCACTACTATACCCAAGTAAAGACAGATTCCATACTAAAGAATAAAAAGAATTTAGAAATATGAAACCAATCATCAACATTCATactgtaaacaaaaaaacaagttttaaataaaaacatttcaAACCAACATGTTAACACAGAAGAAAACAGAACAGTAAATTTAGAATCAAGCAAAACTAGGAAACAGACAAGAGGTTCAATCCTTCGCCAGGCAACTCTATCCCATTTCCTTCTTTAACATAGccatacaaataaaaatactaacGAAGTAAATTTTCAAAGAGAAATTCTAACCTTTTCTGCATGGTTTGAAGGATCTTGAGATTCCTTTACATATTCATTAAATCCATCTGTTCTAAGATTCTGAAGCCAACTTGGTACCCAAGCTACATCCTGCAACCATATGTTCATGTGTCACATAGCCTTccaaattgaaaatataaaaagttgaaTCAATGAAACAGTCTTTGATGCAACATCGTTAAAAACAAACTAAATTGGTGATTAGTTATCATGTGAGAGATGCTCTCATGAGAAGAATAATTCTTATGCCACCAACGTAACCGAACACTGAAGATTAGATTTAAGTAAAAATAATCTTGATCATCCTACGAACACGACTAAGAGGAAGTGTGGATAAACTTCTTCTCAATAAGTAACTTGTGAAGAAAGAATTATTAAAATAACCTTACaataagggcccgtttggattggcttgtttttgagcttatgcaaataagtaAGTTTTTAggtattattataagcttttcaaggtagtttatgataaaacagcttataaagatGCAATTTTTGtcaatgaaaacttatgaattaacacaagtttatttatttgcataagctattttcataagctcaaaaataaaccAAATCGAAACGGGCCCTAAGTATGAGTGTTTAAACAATAGCTTCTAGTATAATTCAAAATTAGCTTCTACATCTCCATTTCTTCAGAAGCACTATCATTCAATTTCCCAAAAAAACATTAGCAGCTTATAATAACATTTCCCTAAGTAAAgaatcataatttattttttttgaagactcGGATATCCGACCCCAAGGACCAACTAATCCGAGGGCCACCACCACACCGTCCACTTATGGGGGCGCTCATTTAAAGCCAGATTTTAACTCTATATGGACTGGCTCAACACAAAAAGTGGCACCGGGAGGATTCAAACATGATACCTCGAGAGAAAATTGTGTAAGCTATAAACTAATCCAAACTGATTAACTGAATCCAATAATTTTGTCCCAATCAGCAAAATTGCAAGAAACTGCTGGCAATGCAGCCTATGCACGACAATTGTGGTTGTTGCCGAGATTCCAAATTCCAATTGAAACTcactaatataattttaaatatctttACTTCactgagtcaaaaaaaaaaaaactttacttcACTAACAGACGCATACAAATAAAAATCGGTGAAAtgaaaagagaataaaaaaaagcAGCGGAAAATTATAATCGATCGGAGTGGATCCTAATTCCTACATGACATCGAAACTCAGAAAACATGAAATCAAAAAGCATGGTGGACATAAAGGAAAAAAGATGGAAGAAACGTAACCTCGGAGAAGTTAGGTTGACGAAGAGTTTGGGTGGCCATGAAATCTAATCGAAGAATCTTGTACAAGTTAAGAGGTTTCTCTCGGCAGCATCACTATCAAGTGGAAATGGACACGCGGAATTTGGCGCCAAATGGAATCACCCGCCATTGCGCACACATAGATAGAGGTGTCAAAAAACCCTATTTCATCCTCTCCTTCCCTAAGTCTCTCCTTCTCCAAATCTTGACCATTAGATTAATCTCAtggtaaaaatttaaaagtgaataaaagcTAGAAAATAATTATGAATAAAATGTCATGTACCcccgaaattttaaaattcgttaaATACAttgtgaaatttggaaataggctaATATCTCTGAAATCGTAAAATGTCAATCAGATTGCCCCCGGCTTCGTTTACTCCGTCTATTTTATGAGGAAAAAATGGAtgagaaaaaattgataaagaGTATGATGTTGGTGATTGGTGTTTCTTGTCTGGATATTAATCTGATGATTCAGATTGATCTATTGGGTGGTTAGAACCTcttgattctgattttgaaagaaatgataatgatgatgattctGTTGATgatagtttttttgttttgattcttgttatttactttattatAAGAAGGTTAAATATTCAAACAATATGCTTTTCGGAGCAAACAAAACATGAAGTAATATAATTGACGTTTTACAATTTCGAAAATATTtatctatttccaaatttcctGCCATTTCactcaaataattatattttctttcgATCTCAAACAAGAATTTTGTTACAATGACAAAGTAAAACAAGTTAGAAATTTTTACCGAGGGAGTAAATGGTACTATGACAGTGACAAAGTAAGTTTGTTACAGTGTTCCAAATTCCAGCAGAGTGAAGAGTCGATAGACGAGGGAGGGCGTTGAAATTGAACGAAGCTACGGCAAGAACACAAAACACAGTCACAGAGTCTTGTTCTCAATTCATTTCAATGGCCAAAGTCACCACCACTTCCCATTTTCTCAAATCACTTCACTCACTCTCCTTTTTCAGACTCACCTCTTCACTAGCAACAGAACTCGCCTCATTAATCGAACAAAACTCTTCTCCCGCCAAAACCactaaccctaaaccccaaactcGTATGCAACTTAAACGATTCCTCGAGCTCCGAATCAAAAAACGAGTCAAATCACAACTCTCTCACCACGACGGTAAATTCCACAACTTAATCCAAAACGTCGTTTCAAATCCCCAAACCCTCTTAGACGCTTACAACATCATCAAAATCAACTCCAACATCGTAACCGTTTCCGCAAATTCCGCTGAAAATAAAGCCGAAGATAACGGAGACGGTTATTTCCTCAATGACGTGGCACAATGCCTTAACGAAGGTAGTTTTGATGTGAATGCGAATACTTATTCGATTTCGacgagaaagaagaagaagagaagaggaTTTGATGAGAAGGAGGAAGAGATGTTGATGTTGGATTTGGTGCTTCCTAATTTGAAGCTGAGAGTTGTTCAGGAAGCGTTGAGGATTGTTTTAGAAGTGATTTTTAAGCCGAATTTCTTGAAGATTTCGCACGGTTGTCGGAGTGGAAGAGGACGTGTGGCGGCGTTGAAGTATATATGTAAAAGTGTGGTGAGTCCTGATTGGTGGTTTACTTTGCTAGTGGAGAAGAAAATTGATGGATTATTGATGGAGAAGTTGGTTTGTGTAATGGAGGATAGGATTGAGGATggttgtttgtttgatttgattagGAGTATGTTTGATGCTagggttttgaattttgagtttgGTGGTTTTCCTAAGGGAGATGGTTTGCCTCAAGAAGGGATTTTGTCTCCGATTTTGATGAATATTTATCTTGATTTGTTTGATAGTGAGTTTCATAGGTTGTCGATGAAATATGAAGGTGTGCGCGGCGGTGGAGAGGTTATTGATGGTGATAAGCCGAGCTCTGCATTGCGCAGTTGGTTTAGGAGACAGTTGGGTGGTAGTAGTAATGGTGGtgttggtgttgttgagagTTCTGGTGTTAAAGTTTACTGTATTAGGTTTATGGATGAGATTTTTTTCGCGGTTTCTGGTTCTAGGGATTGTGCTGTTAGTTTTAAGTCTGAGATTGAGAATTATTTGAAAGAGTCTTTGATGTTGGATGTTGGGGATCGGACCAATGTGTTGCCTTGTGTAGGGGCTGGTAGCGGTGTTCGGTTTTTGGGGAGCTTGGTAAAGAGGAATGTTGAAGACAGTCCTGCTGTGAAAGCGGTTCACAAGATGAAAGATAAAGTTGAAATGTTTGCCTTGCAGAAGCTTGAGGTTTGGAATTATGGGACGGCTAGAATAGGGAAGAAATGGTTGGGTCATGGTTTGAAGAAAGTGAAAGAATCAGAGATCAAACATTTAGCTGATAGTAGCTCGCTTCTTAGTCAGGTTTCGCGTTTCCGAAAGTCCGGGATGGAAACTGATCATTGGTATAAGCAGTTGTTGAAGATATGGATGCAGGATGTTGGAGTGAAAAATGCCAAAAGTGAAGAAAATGTCTTGTCTAAGTTAGTTGGAGAGCCGGCACTTCCGCAAGAACTAACAGATTCGTTTTACGAGTTTATGAAACAGACAGAGAAGTATATATCTACAGAGGCAGATTCTATTATCAAGCTGCTGCCGAATAATAACAGCTCGACAGAACAGGTAATAGCTAAAACCGAGATCATTGCTCCTGTCTATGCCATAAAAAAGCGTCTCGAGAGGTATGGATTGGCTACACCAGATGGTTTTGCACGATCTGCTAATTTGCTTGTCATGCACGATACTAGTGAAATTATTGACTGGTTTTCGGGGATTGCTTGCCGCTGGCTGAAATGGTACGAGAACTGTGCTAACTTTAATGAGATAAAGCTTTTGATATCTGATCAAGTTAGGAAATCATGCATTCGTACTTTAGCAACAAAGTATCGGATACATGAATCGGAGATAGAAAAACGGTTTGATGAAGAACTTATCAGGCTTCCACCAACACAGGACGCAGAGAAGGAGACAATGAATGAAGAATTGGGTGTTGAAGTTTTTGACAACGACGAGGCGTTAATGTACGGAATCACATATAGTGGTTTGTGTTTGTTGTCTCTGGCAAGAATTGTGACTGAAGCAAGACCGTGTAATTGTTTTGTAGTAGGGTGCTTAGCTTCAGCACCAAGAGTCTATACTCTTCATGTAATGGAAAGACAAAAGTCTCCAAGCTGGAAAACTGGGTTTTCGACCTGCATTCATCCAAGCTTAAATAAACGGCGATTAGGGTTGTGTAAGCAGCATTTGAGGGATTTGTATCTTGGTCATATATCACTTCAGTCCATTGACTTTGGTGCATGGAAGTGATTGTTTTCAGTTTTATGATCAGAAACTTTATCAGGATGGTTTGAACTTTGGTCATCTTGTATTGCTTCATTTCATTGAAGATGAAGGTTCTATTGGAAGCGAGTTGCATTGCAGAGATGGGATTCAATCCTTACTACTTGTTGGCCGATTTTATAAAGGAATAAAGGTGATTCTTCTCGGCCTTTGACTATGAATTTTAAAGTTTTGTTGAATAATTTGTATTTGAGCACTGCTAAATATTATGAGTAGTTTCATAAGAATAGCAAGAATTGATAAGTGTCCTGTTTTAGATAAACAAATCTATTATCTCTGTCTTTGACGGATATCATGCGCGCGACTTGGTCAAATCTACAGATCAGATTACTTTGTGCGTTTCGTTATATGTTGCTTTGTAATAGTAAGTATTATCCTTTGTAGTTTAACTGATTGTGTTATTTTCACCTATTGTAGAAggcatacaaaaaaaaactatcttagAATTCTAGTGTCAAGCTTTAAAGAATATTGTTGTGATCccaatttaaatataataacttttCTTAATCTTTCGTAAGGGCAAACATGTTACCTTGGAGATCTTGCTGCATATATCAAATTAAGATGGATCATTTGACATGAATAATCACTTGTTTGAGCTGAGGCAGTTGCCCAAGGTGTAAAGTAACATATTGTCATCCTACATCAGGTGAGCATCTTTTCACCATCTTACTATAGGTTTGACTGTGGAGTAACGTGTATATACCCCTCAATTATCTATAACTACTCTTTGTCtatttaattttgtcatttctGAAATACCCCTCAATTAATAcaagttttatttttcattgattatatttatatacattgAACAAGTTCCATGAAAGATATGTTTTAGAATACACTTATTTTTGTatgaaatcaagaaaattaCTTACAATTAACCAAATTTATTACTAGTAAGTGTGAAGTTAGTTATTTTTTCTTACAATATACCGGAGGGAATGCCTTTTAAGAGAATCATCTTATAGTTCATAAtactataaaaacaaattaattcaataaatttagTAGATTGTCAAATCATTAGCAATAACCAATAGAgtcatttaaaaaatacaatcaGCCTAagctattataaaaaaagaaatattaactCCGTTGGTTATGCTTCCTCTATAATTATGGAAATTGAAAGAATGCTTAATGGTTTTTGGTGGGGTGGTGGTGACCAAAATAAAGGTATCCGTTGGTTGGTGTGGATAGATTGACGTATCCAAAGGCGTTAGGAGGGATGGGTTTCCGAGACTTTCATGCTTTCAATATGGCCATGGTTGCTAAACAAGGATGGCGAATCGTTCAAAACCCGGATTTTTTGGTGGCCAAAGTACTTAAAGCTAGGTACTTCCCTAACTCATCTTTCTTTGATGCTTGTCTTGGATATAATCCTAGTTTTTCTTGGAG
This portion of the Trifolium pratense cultivar HEN17-A07 linkage group LG3, ARS_RC_1.1, whole genome shotgun sequence genome encodes:
- the LOC123914079 gene encoding nuclear intron maturase 4, mitochondrial-like; this translates as MAKVTTTSHFLKSLHSLSFFRLTSSLATELASLIEQNSSPAKTTNPKPQTRMQLKRFLELRIKKRVKSQLSHHDGKFHNLIQNVVSNPQTLLDAYNIIKINSNIVTVSANSAENKAEDNGDGYFLNDVAQCLNEGSFDVNANTYSISTRKKKKRRGFDEKEEEMLMLDLVLPNLKLRVVQEALRIVLEVIFKPNFLKISHGCRSGRGRVAALKYICKSVVSPDWWFTLLVEKKIDGLLMEKLVCVMEDRIEDGCLFDLIRSMFDARVLNFEFGGFPKGDGLPQEGILSPILMNIYLDLFDSEFHRLSMKYEGVRGGGEVIDGDKPSSALRSWFRRQLGGSSNGGVGVVESSGVKVYCIRFMDEIFFAVSGSRDCAVSFKSEIENYLKESLMLDVGDRTNVLPCVGAGSGVRFLGSLVKRNVEDSPAVKAVHKMKDKVEMFALQKLEVWNYGTARIGKKWLGHGLKKVKESEIKHLADSSSLLSQVSRFRKSGMETDHWYKQLLKIWMQDVGVKNAKSEENVLSKLVGEPALPQELTDSFYEFMKQTEKYISTEADSIIKLLPNNNSSTEQVIAKTEIIAPVYAIKKRLERYGLATPDGFARSANLLVMHDTSEIIDWFSGIACRWLKWYENCANFNEIKLLISDQVRKSCIRTLATKYRIHESEIEKRFDEELIRLPPTQDAEKETMNEELGVEVFDNDEALMYGITYSGLCLLSLARIVTEARPCNCFVVGCLASAPRVYTLHVMERQKSPSWKTGFSTCIHPSLNKRRLGLCKQHLRDLYLGHISLQSIDFGAWK